ACTCATGTTGTGTTTTATTTCCCAAAAACAAAACTACAACATGAAGGGGAAACCTCCGGGGAGTACCCTTCTCTTTTTTATGTTATTTTAGTCGGACAGTAGTGATAAATTATGAAAAAAATAACCTTATTGGCTTTCAGTATGCTTATCATCTCTGCCGGACTGAGTGCGCAGAAGATGAATACGGTCAAGACCGACCTTTTCAGCGCTTTCCTCAGAACGGGGGTTCTCAAATATGAGAGGGCGCTTAATGAAAATATGAGTGCCCAGCTGGGCTTTTTCTATACCGCTTACAGTCCCGGAGACATCGATACTAAATTGAGCGGGATCGGGATCACCCCCGAATTCAGGTACTACCTGTCTGATACTCCTGCACCCCACGGAACCTATCTGGCTCCCAACTTTCGTTACATGAGCCTCACCGTTGAGGATCCTGTAGAAAATGTGGAAGGTACACTGACCTCCCTGGGATTTGCCATTAACATTGGAAAACAAGCGGTTCTGAAAGACCTCATCGTCATCGATGCCTGGGTAGGGCCTGTGTATGCCTTCCGGTCGATCAGTGGATCAGCCGAAGATGTGGAGACGGGACAGATTTCCGGCGCGGACGGCTTTGGGATCAGGCTGGGAATCGCCATCGGTCTCGCCTTTTAAGCTAAAACACGAGTCTGAACCGGGTTCTTC
This portion of the Bacteroidales bacterium genome encodes:
- a CDS encoding DUF3575 domain-containing protein; the protein is MKKITLLAFSMLIISAGLSAQKMNTVKTDLFSAFLRTGVLKYERALNENMSAQLGFFYTAYSPGDIDTKLSGIGITPEFRYYLSDTPAPHGTYLAPNFRYMSLTVEDPVENVEGTLTSLGFAINIGKQAVLKDLIVIDAWVGPVYAFRSISGSAEDVETGQISGADGFGIRLGIAIGLAF